A stretch of Aerococcus christensenii DNA encodes these proteins:
- a CDS encoding putative polysaccharide biosynthesis protein, translating into MPNKTEEQQALNRDERAKEKLNEGSAWMSIASVISRILGVLYIIPWMRWIGDPHTGTQANALYSIGYNYYSIFLSIAIAGVPAAISKQMTNYMARGQYGTSQRLFKSGTVMMTVTGLVCALVLYLAAPVLSKNLPAASEEEVVLVIRSLVPALALIPVLSIFRGFFQAYLEMKPSAVSQVTEQIARVFYMLLTVYLIRKVLDGSVATAVAHSTFAAFIGAFVAILTLGYYYWRGRSYYQVPEGYVDTNPVSTRSLLLEIFKIAIPFVITGSIIEMINLVDMNTYIPIMQRVSGLSHDQLVYEYGVFNANARRVIQIILSFATAISSTTVPVVTDTYIRELTHVPVEKLSAQEMKKTFQKTREVILHTLNLFALVMLPASLGLALVAGPIYQLLYGVYDPLGEWYLQISCLMAIPMGLFYVLVMTLQSMDEQEKAMFGIVLGVGMKLLIQFPLLGVFGSEGAMYASLLAFVYMCAYYFMVIHGRVNLSAQAVIKRLLGAFKASGWMVLGGGLLLILMKGWVGPTNRLGALIELAVIGLLGGWIYILSIAKSHQLDVVLGTKKAARIRQFLQIETK; encoded by the coding sequence ATGCCGAATAAGACAGAAGAACAGCAGGCGCTCAACCGAGATGAACGCGCCAAAGAAAAATTAAATGAGGGATCTGCCTGGATGTCCATTGCCAGTGTGATTTCTCGGATCTTGGGAGTTTTGTATATTATTCCTTGGATGAGGTGGATTGGCGATCCTCATACTGGAACGCAGGCCAACGCCCTTTATAGTATTGGCTATAATTATTATTCGATCTTTTTATCGATTGCCATTGCTGGGGTTCCAGCCGCTATCTCTAAACAGATGACCAATTATATGGCACGGGGACAGTATGGCACAAGTCAGCGCCTTTTCAAAAGCGGGACGGTGATGATGACGGTAACAGGACTGGTATGTGCCTTGGTATTATACCTAGCAGCGCCTGTTCTATCGAAAAATTTACCGGCAGCAAGTGAAGAAGAAGTGGTTTTAGTTATTCGATCATTGGTACCTGCTCTCGCCTTGATTCCAGTCTTATCGATTTTTAGGGGATTTTTCCAAGCTTACCTTGAAATGAAGCCGAGCGCTGTCTCTCAAGTAACCGAACAGATCGCTAGAGTCTTTTACATGTTACTAACTGTTTATTTGATACGAAAAGTTTTAGATGGGTCCGTTGCGACAGCGGTAGCTCATTCGACATTTGCAGCTTTTATAGGAGCTTTTGTGGCTATCTTAACTCTCGGTTATTATTACTGGAGGGGAAGAAGTTATTATCAAGTACCAGAGGGCTATGTGGATACTAATCCTGTCTCTACCCGCAGCCTTTTACTTGAGATCTTTAAAATTGCTATTCCTTTTGTGATTACGGGGTCTATTATCGAGATGATCAATCTGGTCGATATGAATACCTATATTCCGATTATGCAACGAGTGAGCGGCCTGAGTCATGATCAGTTGGTGTATGAATATGGAGTATTTAATGCGAATGCACGGCGGGTTATTCAGATTATCCTGTCATTCGCAACAGCGATCTCTTCGACCACAGTCCCTGTGGTTACCGATACTTACATTCGAGAACTTACCCATGTTCCAGTGGAAAAATTAAGTGCTCAAGAAATGAAGAAAACTTTCCAGAAAACCCGGGAAGTGATTCTCCACACTTTAAATTTATTTGCTTTAGTGATGTTACCAGCCTCTTTAGGCTTAGCCTTGGTGGCGGGGCCAATCTACCAATTGTTGTACGGCGTTTATGATCCTTTAGGAGAATGGTATCTTCAAATTTCATGTTTGATGGCAATTCCGATGGGCCTCTTCTATGTTTTGGTTATGACCTTACAATCTATGGATGAACAGGAGAAAGCCATGTTTGGAATTGTGTTAGGCGTAGGTATGAAACTTTTAATTCAATTCCCACTCTTAGGTGTTTTTGGAAGTGAAGGTGCCATGTATGCGTCCCTCTTGGCTTTTGTTTATATGTGTGCCTACTATTTTATGGTTATCCACGGCCGAGTGAATCTATCGGCTCAAGCGGTTATTAAACGTTTGTTAGGAGCATTCAAAGCAAGTGGATGGATGGTTTTAGGAGGAGGCCTTCTCCTCATTTTAATGAAAGGCTGGGTTGGCCCTACTAATCGTTTGGGTGCCTTGATCGAATTAGCAGTGATTGGACTTTTAGGCGGTTGGATTTATATTCTATCGATTGCAAAGAGTCATCAATTAGATGTTGTTCTAGGTACGAAGAAAGCAGCTAGGATTCGTCAGTTCTTACAAATAGAAACGAAATAA
- the glgP gene encoding glycogen/starch/alpha-glucan family phosphorylase yields MHKIEILADHMYHKPIDSLTSRELYEVLLHYVKEEAASRPLNSSKKKLYYLSAEFLIGKLLSTNLINLGGYDEVKDLLAEHGQSLNDVEDAEQEPSLGNGGLGRLAACFLDSIASLGITGDGVGLNYHFGLFRQTLDHNEQGTLPDEWLDADTWLEKEEGKSYEVPFAKFTLHSTLYNIDVLGFEKETRNRLRLFDLDSVSSDIIEEGSIQFDKTNVEKNLTLFLYPDDSDRNGNLLRIYQQYFMVSNAAQLIIDEALEKGSNLHDLADFATIQINDTHPTFVIPELIRLLTTRYDFSFEEAVAIARKTVAFTNHTILAEALEKWPMSDIEEVIPDIAAIIRQLDQLVRQEFPGNQKVTVIDDQNRAHMAHIAMHFGYSINGVAKLHTQILKETELNDFYQIYPEKFNNKTNGISFRRWIMSCNPSLARLFDQLIGSSWRHDEDLTGLEKYIYSENVHQNLEHIKEANKEALNVFLDHNQGVTFNPNSIVDVQIKRFHEYKRQQMLALYIIYKYHAIKNGDIPKRPITIIFGGKAAPAYIIAQDIIHLIMTLSDRIKNDPDVSPYLQVIMVKNYNVTAAEHLIPAADISEQISLASKEASGTGNMKFMLNGALTLGTMDGANVEIAERVGQDNIYTFGRSSEGIVNLYATHGYHPQDYYNRPAIKALVDDIVSEDILKLGNPERLNRLYNDIKGKDWFMAMIDIEEFIQTKEKVYQDYEDRKSWLAKVVKNIAQAGYFSSDRTISDYNQDIWHLEEH; encoded by the coding sequence ATGCATAAAATAGAAATTCTCGCTGATCATATGTATCATAAACCTATCGATTCTCTCACTTCAAGAGAACTTTACGAAGTATTACTTCACTATGTGAAAGAAGAAGCTGCCTCTCGTCCCCTTAATTCCTCTAAGAAAAAACTTTATTATTTATCCGCCGAATTCTTAATTGGAAAATTACTCAGCACCAACCTCATTAATCTAGGGGGTTACGACGAAGTTAAAGACCTACTCGCCGAACATGGTCAATCCTTAAATGATGTAGAAGATGCTGAACAAGAACCTTCCTTAGGTAATGGTGGCCTTGGCCGTTTAGCTGCATGTTTCTTAGACTCTATCGCTTCTCTAGGAATTACGGGAGATGGTGTGGGGTTAAACTACCACTTTGGTTTATTTAGACAAACTTTGGATCACAACGAACAAGGTACTCTTCCTGATGAATGGTTAGATGCTGATACCTGGTTAGAAAAAGAAGAAGGTAAATCTTACGAAGTCCCTTTTGCAAAATTTACCCTTCATTCTACACTCTATAACATCGATGTTTTAGGCTTTGAAAAAGAAACCAGAAACCGTCTTCGCTTGTTTGATTTAGACAGTGTATCCAGTGACATTATCGAAGAAGGCTCTATTCAATTTGACAAGACAAACGTCGAAAAGAACTTAACTCTCTTCCTCTACCCTGATGATTCTGATAGAAACGGTAACTTACTCCGAATCTATCAACAATACTTTATGGTATCCAACGCAGCTCAATTAATCATCGATGAAGCGCTTGAAAAAGGCAGCAACTTACACGATTTAGCTGACTTTGCTACTATTCAGATTAACGATACTCATCCAACCTTCGTGATTCCAGAACTTATCCGTTTACTCACTACCCGTTACGACTTCAGCTTTGAAGAAGCCGTGGCTATTGCGCGTAAAACAGTGGCCTTTACTAACCATACTATCCTAGCAGAAGCGCTTGAAAAATGGCCAATGTCAGATATCGAAGAAGTTATTCCTGATATTGCCGCTATCATTCGCCAATTAGATCAACTTGTTCGCCAAGAATTTCCAGGTAACCAAAAAGTAACAGTCATCGATGACCAAAATCGAGCACATATGGCACATATTGCTATGCACTTTGGTTACAGCATCAATGGAGTGGCCAAACTTCATACTCAAATTTTGAAAGAAACTGAACTCAATGATTTCTATCAAATTTACCCTGAAAAATTCAATAACAAAACTAACGGCATTTCTTTCAGACGTTGGATCATGAGCTGTAACCCTTCCCTTGCCCGTCTTTTCGATCAATTGATCGGTTCTTCTTGGCGACATGATGAAGACTTAACCGGTCTAGAGAAATATATTTATTCTGAAAATGTTCATCAAAACTTAGAACACATCAAAGAAGCCAACAAAGAAGCTTTAAATGTTTTCCTAGACCACAATCAAGGCGTTACCTTTAATCCAAATTCTATTGTTGACGTTCAAATCAAACGCTTCCACGAATATAAACGCCAACAAATGCTAGCGCTCTATATTATTTACAAATATCATGCCATTAAGAATGGGGACATTCCAAAACGTCCAATCACCATTATCTTCGGTGGGAAAGCAGCTCCAGCTTATATCATCGCTCAAGATATTATCCACTTAATTATGACCTTGTCTGATCGCATTAAGAACGATCCAGACGTTAGTCCTTACCTTCAAGTTATTATGGTGAAGAACTACAACGTCACTGCTGCAGAACATCTCATCCCAGCTGCTGATATTTCAGAACAAATCTCCCTTGCTTCAAAAGAAGCCAGCGGAACGGGTAATATGAAATTCATGCTCAATGGGGCCTTAACCTTAGGGACTATGGACGGCGCTAACGTTGAAATTGCTGAACGCGTTGGTCAGGATAATATTTATACCTTTGGCCGGTCAAGTGAAGGCATTGTAAACCTCTATGCAACCCATGGCTACCATCCACAAGACTACTATAACCGCCCAGCTATCAAGGCTCTTGTCGATGATATCGTTAGTGAGGATATATTGAAACTCGGCAATCCAGAACGCCTCAACCGTCTCTATAATGACATCAAAGGCAAAGACTGGTTCATGGCTATGATTGATATTGAAGAATTCATTCAAACCAAAGAAAAAGTTTACCAAGACTACGAAGACCGCAAGAGCTGGTTAGCTAAAGTTGTTAAAAATATTGCCCAAGCTGGCTACTTCTCTTCTGACCGAACTATCAGCGACTACAACCAAGATATCTGGCATTTAGAAGAACATTAA
- a CDS encoding glycoside hydrolase family 13 protein, protein MEITSVYHRPESEFAYLYDEKTMHIRLRTQKGDMRGARLHYGDTGIFYLKGYEHCVPMQKILTDKYYDYFESKVKVSHHRIQYIFELEDQAGLKLLYGDRGVIPNQKEQLNHFMNGFKLPYCHEVDRCKEPTWVKKTIWYQIFVDRFANGNPKRSPKKVCNWDPQRTPGHWDFYGGDLEGVIEHLDYLQDLGINGLYFCPIFESPSNHKYDTVDYYRIDPHFGDGKIFKHLVEEAHKCGMKVMLDAVFNHIGITSKYWQDVIQKGENSLYKDWFHIYSYPVWQDYDHMEKRFEQLNYDTFGYEPRMPKWNTADPEVKRYLLDIASYWIENYDIDAWRMDVSDEIDHQFWRAFRQKVTAIKPDFYTVGEVWHNAQAWLNGDEYHAAMNYNLAESIKQYFLTGEIDTAELIHQVIAQQMKYRRQVTEAMLNLLDSHDTPRILTLAKGNKDFVKAALTFLFLQAGSPCLYYGTEVGLEGGEDPDNRRAMAWKIDQVDSEMKDFVKQLIHLRRTCLPQIFGDFHLTEEANGILALEVGVDGQRLLARFNQTGQVLFLPQVGETLLSQKREGEYIGYGGFEVSFIKAPI, encoded by the coding sequence ATGGAAATTACGAGTGTCTATCACCGCCCAGAATCAGAATTTGCTTACTTATATGATGAGAAAACCATGCACATTCGCCTCAGAACTCAAAAAGGCGATATGAGAGGTGCTCGCTTACATTATGGAGATACCGGCATTTTCTATCTTAAGGGATATGAGCATTGCGTTCCTATGCAGAAAATTTTGACCGATAAGTATTATGATTATTTTGAAAGTAAGGTAAAAGTTTCTCACCATCGTATTCAGTATATTTTTGAGTTAGAAGACCAAGCAGGCCTCAAGCTCCTGTATGGAGATCGAGGAGTTATTCCCAATCAAAAGGAGCAATTGAATCACTTTATGAATGGTTTTAAATTGCCTTATTGTCATGAAGTGGATCGCTGTAAGGAACCTACTTGGGTCAAGAAGACTATCTGGTATCAAATCTTTGTGGATCGATTCGCTAATGGCAATCCTAAACGATCCCCCAAAAAAGTTTGCAATTGGGATCCTCAGCGTACACCGGGACATTGGGATTTCTATGGTGGAGATTTAGAAGGGGTCATTGAACATTTAGATTATCTTCAGGATCTTGGCATTAACGGTTTGTATTTCTGCCCTATCTTTGAATCGCCAAGTAACCATAAATATGACACTGTGGATTATTATCGAATTGATCCACATTTTGGAGATGGAAAAATTTTTAAACATTTAGTAGAAGAGGCTCATAAGTGCGGCATGAAGGTGATGTTAGATGCTGTCTTCAATCATATAGGGATCACATCCAAATATTGGCAAGATGTCATTCAAAAAGGAGAGAATTCTCTTTATAAGGACTGGTTTCATATTTATTCCTATCCGGTCTGGCAGGACTATGACCATATGGAGAAGAGATTTGAACAATTAAATTATGATACTTTTGGTTATGAACCGAGAATGCCTAAATGGAATACTGCAGATCCTGAAGTGAAGCGTTATCTTTTGGATATTGCCAGCTACTGGATTGAAAACTATGACATTGATGCTTGGAGGATGGATGTGAGTGATGAGATTGATCATCAATTTTGGAGAGCTTTTCGTCAGAAAGTGACCGCGATCAAACCAGATTTCTATACAGTGGGAGAGGTTTGGCATAATGCGCAAGCTTGGCTCAATGGCGATGAGTATCATGCTGCCATGAATTATAATCTCGCTGAATCGATTAAGCAGTATTTTTTGACAGGAGAGATAGATACAGCAGAACTTATTCATCAAGTGATTGCTCAACAAATGAAATATCGCCGTCAGGTTACTGAAGCGATGTTGAATTTATTAGATTCGCATGATACTCCACGGATTCTTACCTTAGCAAAAGGAAATAAAGATTTCGTCAAAGCAGCCCTTACTTTTCTTTTCTTACAGGCGGGCAGTCCTTGCTTGTATTATGGAACAGAAGTGGGATTAGAAGGGGGAGAGGATCCTGATAATCGCCGAGCAATGGCTTGGAAAATAGATCAAGTTGATTCAGAAATGAAAGATTTTGTCAAGCAATTGATTCATTTAAGACGCACTTGCTTGCCACAAATTTTTGGAGATTTTCATTTAACAGAAGAAGCTAATGGAATTTTAGCTTTAGAAGTAGGGGTTGATGGACAAAGATTACTTGCTCGCTTTAATCAAACTGGGCAAGTTCTGTTTCTTCCTCAAGTAGGCGAAACGCTCTTGAGTCAGAAGAGAGAAGGAGAATATATAGGGTATGGAGGGTTTGAAGTGAGTTTTATAAAGGCTCCCATCTAA
- a CDS encoding sugar ABC transporter permease, with the protein MASLKVQSSTKRKRMISHSLTYLYLLILSVIILFPLMVTVSSAFKVGNVTAFTLDLKSQFSLENFRRLFHETLYVRWYLNTLWVAVWTMLIQVLVVTLTGYAYSRYNFVGRKKSLILFLIIQMVPTTASLTAFFVMAWLFHALNEYWFLIMIYVGGGIPMNAWLMKGYFDTVPFDLDESARLDGAGHLRIFGQIVLPLVRPMIAVQALWAFMGPFGDFMLAKFLLRDQKAYTVAVGLQTFISDSKKPEVTLFAAGAILIAVPISILFFLLQKNFVSGLTSGGTKG; encoded by the coding sequence ATGGCTAGTTTAAAAGTTCAAAGCTCCACTAAACGGAAGCGAATGATTTCTCATTCTTTAACTTATCTGTATCTTTTAATTCTTAGTGTGATTATTCTCTTTCCGTTAATGGTTACAGTTTCTTCCGCCTTTAAAGTTGGAAATGTAACGGCCTTTACTTTAGACTTGAAGAGTCAATTTAGTTTAGAAAATTTTAGGCGTCTCTTCCATGAAACGCTTTATGTTCGCTGGTATCTCAATACCTTATGGGTGGCCGTATGGACCATGCTTATTCAGGTCCTGGTTGTTACTTTGACGGGGTATGCTTACAGTCGGTATAATTTCGTCGGACGGAAGAAGAGTCTGATCCTCTTCTTGATTATCCAGATGGTGCCAACTACCGCTTCTTTGACCGCTTTCTTCGTTATGGCTTGGTTATTTCATGCCTTGAATGAATATTGGTTCTTGATTATGATCTATGTTGGCGGCGGAATTCCAATGAATGCTTGGCTGATGAAGGGATACTTTGATACAGTTCCTTTCGATTTAGATGAGTCCGCTCGCTTAGATGGTGCAGGCCACCTACGAATTTTTGGACAGATTGTCTTGCCATTAGTTCGGCCAATGATTGCTGTTCAAGCCTTATGGGCATTTATGGGACCTTTCGGTGATTTCATGTTGGCTAAGTTCCTCTTACGGGATCAAAAAGCTTACACGGTCGCAGTTGGTTTACAAACCTTTATTTCAGATTCTAAAAAACCTGAAGTCACACTCTTTGCTGCAGGAGCAATTTTGATAGCAGTACCAATATCTATTCTCTTCTTCCTCTTACAAAAGAATTTTGTGTCTGGCTTGACGTCAGGAGGAACGAAGGGTTAG
- a CDS encoding carbohydrate ABC transporter permease, whose product MWLSLIPGLGQFYNQQKLKGLILFVGFLLEIIEIVTFGIPAIQGLITLGTTPMKDHSLFLLIEGAIQLIAIILFIFYHAICMADAKIVREGIEKGHPVSKDMKSMLKNIYQNGFAYLLIIPAYLIMLFTIVFPVIVTLMIAFTNYDFNHIPPNRLIDWVGAKNFLNIVRLSTFKSAFTAVLSWTVIWTLLASTLQIVIGIATAVIANQPFIKFKRLFGVIFLLPWAVPAFVSIMSFSNFFNDSIGAMNVQVLPFLEKIIPFLHFGLIPWKTEPTWSKVAIIMIQGWLGFPYVYVLTSGILQSIPQDLYEAATVDGASAWQKFRNITLPMIFAVAAPTFISQYTFNFNNFSMIYLFNEGGPGSVGGGAGATDILISWIYKLTTQNAPQYSMAAAVTLIISLIVISISLVTFKKLHAFEMEER is encoded by the coding sequence ATGTGGTTATCTCTCATTCCAGGCTTGGGGCAGTTCTATAATCAGCAAAAACTGAAAGGACTCATTCTGTTTGTAGGGTTTCTGTTAGAAATCATAGAAATAGTCACGTTTGGAATACCTGCTATTCAAGGCTTGATAACTCTAGGGACTACCCCGATGAAAGACCACTCGCTCTTTTTATTAATTGAAGGAGCTATTCAACTTATCGCTATTATTTTGTTCATTTTCTACCATGCTATATGTATGGCAGATGCCAAAATAGTTAGAGAAGGTATTGAAAAAGGACATCCTGTTTCAAAAGATATGAAGAGTATGCTTAAAAATATCTATCAAAACGGATTTGCTTATCTATTAATTATTCCAGCTTACTTAATTATGCTGTTTACTATTGTATTTCCGGTTATTGTGACGTTAATGATTGCGTTTACCAACTATGATTTTAATCATATACCACCGAACCGATTAATTGATTGGGTAGGGGCTAAAAATTTCTTGAACATCGTACGGCTAAGCACCTTTAAGTCTGCCTTTACGGCCGTCTTATCTTGGACGGTGATTTGGACACTTTTGGCGTCCACCTTGCAGATTGTGATTGGAATAGCTACAGCTGTTATTGCCAATCAACCTTTTATTAAGTTTAAACGCTTGTTTGGGGTAATTTTCCTATTACCTTGGGCAGTACCTGCTTTCGTTTCTATTATGAGTTTTTCTAACTTCTTCAATGACTCCATTGGAGCGATGAATGTTCAAGTGTTACCATTCTTAGAAAAAATTATTCCTTTCCTCCATTTTGGATTAATTCCTTGGAAGACAGAGCCAACTTGGTCAAAAGTAGCGATTATTATGATTCAAGGGTGGTTAGGTTTCCCATATGTTTATGTTTTAACCTCTGGGATTCTTCAATCCATCCCTCAAGATCTCTATGAAGCCGCAACTGTGGATGGGGCAAGCGCTTGGCAAAAATTTAGAAATATTACCTTACCGATGATTTTTGCAGTGGCTGCACCAACCTTTATTTCTCAATACACCTTTAACTTTAACAACTTCTCTATGATTTACCTCTTCAACGAAGGAGGACCTGGTAGTGTAGGTGGAGGTGCAGGGGCCACAGATATCTTAATTTCTTGGATTTACAAGTTAACTACACAAAACGCTCCACAATATTCTATGGCTGCTGCGGTGACCTTGATTATTTCCCTGATTGTGATTTCGATTTCTTTAGTTACTTTCAAGAAATTACATGCTTTTGAAATGGAGGAGAGATAG
- a CDS encoding extracellular solute-binding protein, whose translation MEFKKWRKVLLTGAAALALAACGSQKTDNKTANKADSGDKTKLVVGVDKIYSEYMKDIKDKFEKDNKITLEIKEVNQSDVLTNLPTDGPTGSAPDVMMAPYDRVGGLGQQGHLAEVKLENTDQYDDKMKSMVTLDGKVYGQPNVIETLVLYYNKDLLKEAPKTFEDLEKLQKDPKYAFEGESGKSTGFLADWTNFYYSYGVSAGYGAYVFGKNGTDPKDIGLAAGDSEKALEYVKKWYDTWPQGMKDASKSGAFASEQFIGKKAAAIIDGPWKAASFKQAKVNYGATTIPTLPNGKTYSPFAGGKAWVISNYSKNKEGAQKFLAYITGEEAQKKFFDKTQEVPATKVGRKYADEKGTDLTKAIVKQFENSQPMPNIPEMAEVWNPGKAMYFDVASGKKDAKTAIKDAVEAIKSAIEQKFAK comes from the coding sequence ATGGAATTTAAGAAATGGCGTAAAGTGCTACTTACTGGAGCAGCAGCTCTTGCTTTAGCCGCTTGTGGCTCTCAAAAAACAGATAATAAAACAGCAAACAAAGCCGATAGTGGCGATAAAACTAAGTTAGTTGTTGGCGTTGACAAAATTTATTCAGAATACATGAAAGACATTAAGGATAAATTTGAAAAAGATAATAAAATAACTTTGGAAATTAAAGAAGTTAACCAATCAGATGTTCTAACGAACTTACCAACAGATGGTCCAACCGGTTCAGCTCCAGATGTGATGATGGCACCTTATGACCGCGTAGGTGGTTTAGGACAACAAGGTCATTTAGCAGAAGTTAAATTAGAAAATACAGACCAATACGATGACAAGATGAAGAGCATGGTAACTTTAGATGGCAAGGTTTATGGTCAACCAAATGTTATTGAAACTTTAGTTCTTTACTACAACAAAGACTTACTCAAAGAAGCCCCTAAGACTTTTGAAGATTTGGAAAAATTACAAAAAGATCCTAAATATGCTTTCGAAGGTGAATCCGGTAAGTCTACTGGTTTCTTGGCAGATTGGACGAACTTCTACTATTCTTACGGGGTAAGTGCAGGATATGGAGCTTATGTCTTTGGGAAGAACGGAACAGATCCTAAAGATATCGGGTTAGCTGCTGGAGATTCTGAAAAAGCACTTGAATATGTGAAGAAATGGTATGACACATGGCCACAAGGTATGAAGGACGCTTCTAAATCTGGAGCCTTTGCTTCTGAACAATTTATCGGCAAGAAAGCTGCCGCTATTATTGACGGCCCATGGAAAGCTGCTTCCTTCAAACAAGCTAAAGTTAACTATGGAGCAACTACTATTCCTACTTTACCAAACGGCAAGACATATAGTCCTTTTGCTGGTGGGAAAGCTTGGGTAATCTCCAATTACTCTAAGAACAAAGAAGGCGCTCAAAAATTCTTAGCTTACATTACAGGTGAAGAAGCTCAAAAGAAATTCTTCGATAAGACACAAGAAGTACCAGCAACAAAAGTTGGACGTAAATATGCGGATGAAAAAGGTACAGATTTAACCAAGGCGATTGTTAAACAATTCGAAAATTCTCAACCAATGCCAAATATTCCTGAAATGGCTGAAGTTTGGAACCCAGGAAAAGCAATGTACTTTGATGTAGCATCCGGTAAGAAAGATGCAAAAACTGCAATTAAAGATGCTGTAGAAGCTATTAAGAGCGCTATTGAGCAAAAATTTGCCAAATAG
- a CDS encoding helix-turn-helix transcriptional regulator, whose translation MNYVPNYNARRLASRQSQTIGLVLPQASDAFYQNPFFPTVLRGITEAASTKEYGLMLSTGDTPERRKKHVEAMVQGKQVAGLIFLYANDNDPILEFIKSINFPAVVMGTPENGQLNAVDNDNFSVAKELTEVLIQGGCRKLAYVGGDSHQYFVQKRLAGFKAALQEADLPFYPEDVYNDLTFLPRDGYQLMEDLLEAKDYDGLLIADHLVARGVKKALEVFHKHQVMTGTFKSFAAEPNPQDHRHPYFNLNSQQLGRRAVQILFDVLEDQANGSTRYLYEIVEAELMK comes from the coding sequence ATGAACTATGTTCCAAATTATAACGCGCGTCGTTTAGCCAGTCGCCAATCACAAACGATTGGGCTAGTCCTTCCTCAAGCGAGTGATGCTTTCTATCAAAATCCATTTTTCCCAACCGTTCTTAGAGGAATTACAGAAGCAGCATCCACTAAGGAATACGGACTTATGCTCTCTACAGGGGATACGCCTGAACGTCGGAAAAAACATGTGGAAGCAATGGTTCAGGGAAAGCAAGTTGCGGGGCTAATCTTTTTATATGCCAATGATAATGATCCTATTTTGGAATTTATAAAAAGCATTAATTTCCCAGCTGTAGTTATGGGAACTCCAGAAAATGGGCAGTTGAATGCTGTAGATAATGATAATTTTTCAGTAGCGAAAGAATTAACAGAGGTTTTAATTCAGGGCGGATGTAGGAAGTTAGCTTATGTGGGTGGAGATAGCCATCAATATTTCGTTCAGAAACGACTTGCTGGTTTTAAGGCAGCTTTACAAGAGGCTGACCTTCCTTTTTATCCGGAAGATGTGTACAATGATTTGACTTTTTTGCCGAGAGATGGTTACCAACTGATGGAGGATCTTTTAGAAGCAAAAGATTATGATGGCTTATTAATTGCTGACCATTTAGTGGCAAGAGGGGTCAAAAAAGCTTTAGAAGTTTTCCATAAGCATCAGGTAATGACAGGAACGTTTAAATCTTTTGCTGCTGAACCCAATCCTCAAGATCACAGACATCCTTACTTTAATTTAAATAGTCAACAATTAGGGAGAAGAGCGGTTCAAATTTTATTTGATGTTTTAGAAGACCAAGCCAATGGAAGTACGCGTTACCTTTACGAAATTGTTGAAGCAGAGTTAATGAAGTAG